One Planktothrix sp. FACHB-1365 genomic window carries:
- a CDS encoding bifunctional aminoglycoside phosphotransferase/ATP-binding protein: protein MTDSTLPRLIQQMLEPDFYPHPVQEPIELLQTHISFIVLTGEYVYKLKKIVDFGFLDYSTLEKRRYFCEQELQMNQQQAPELYLEVLPIIEIGDRFQFGDNQNPAVEYALKMRQFPEEDLFTNLFAEDKLTTKEMEDLGKVVAEFHQNCPANDEILKFGEMAQIRHSIDGNYQKTQKYIGCCQTQDQYEQTKQYTDSFFETHKAIFKSRIENRWIRECHGDLHLKNICIYQDKILLFDRIEFNQEFRFVDVIYDVAFVVMDLEGRGRADLGNRFLNTYIEQTGDWEGLQLLPFYLTRQSYVRAKVNSLILDDPAVAEEQKETAKQEATQYYKLAWQYTRRSSGGIVMMSGLSGSGKSTTARKLSKRLNAIHIRSDAVRKHLANVPLYEKGEEEIYTPEMTEKTYKRLLELGLLLAKQGFWVILDAKYDQQERRGEVIETCNTHQLPLQIVECTAPMDILQDRLQHRQGDIADATVDLLTSQQAKAQPFTDYEKSYLTTIDTTQNIDQQWKKLY from the coding sequence ATGACTGACTCTACACTTCCTCGATTGATTCAACAAATGTTAGAACCGGATTTTTATCCCCATCCGGTACAAGAACCCATTGAACTCTTACAAACCCATATTTCTTTTATTGTGTTAACGGGAGAGTATGTGTATAAACTTAAAAAAATAGTTGATTTTGGGTTTTTAGATTATTCAACTTTAGAGAAACGGCGCTATTTTTGTGAACAAGAATTACAAATGAATCAGCAACAAGCACCAGAATTGTATTTAGAGGTTTTACCCATTATAGAAATCGGCGATCGCTTTCAATTCGGGGATAATCAAAACCCTGCTGTTGAATATGCTTTAAAAATGCGTCAGTTTCCTGAAGAAGATTTATTTACTAATTTATTTGCAGAGGATAAATTGACAACAAAAGAGATGGAAGATTTAGGAAAAGTTGTTGCTGAATTCCATCAAAATTGTCCAGCAAATGATGAAATTCTCAAATTTGGAGAAATGGCTCAAATTCGTCATTCCATTGATGGAAATTATCAAAAAACACAAAAATATATTGGCTGTTGTCAAACCCAAGACCAATATGAACAAACAAAACAATACACAGATAGTTTTTTTGAAACCCATAAAGCAATTTTTAAAAGTCGGATTGAAAACCGATGGATTCGAGAATGTCATGGAGACTTGCATTTAAAAAATATTTGTATTTATCAGGATAAAATATTACTGTTTGATCGAATTGAATTTAATCAAGAATTTCGGTTTGTAGATGTGATCTATGATGTCGCTTTTGTGGTCATGGATTTAGAAGGACGAGGACGGGCGGATTTAGGAAACCGATTTTTAAATACTTATATTGAACAAACCGGAGACTGGGAAGGATTACAATTATTACCCTTTTATTTAACTCGTCAATCCTATGTGAGAGCCAAAGTAAATTCTTTAATTTTAGATGATCCAGCCGTTGCTGAAGAACAGAAAGAAACAGCAAAACAAGAAGCCACTCAATATTATAAATTAGCATGGCAATATACTCGACGATCTTCAGGAGGAATCGTGATGATGTCGGGGTTATCAGGGTCAGGAAAAAGCACAACCGCCCGCAAATTATCAAAACGATTAAATGCAATTCATATTCGTTCCGATGCAGTGCGAAAACATTTAGCGAATGTTCCTCTATATGAAAAAGGAGAAGAAGAAATTTATACCCCAGAAATGACCGAAAAAACCTATAAACGGCTATTAGAGTTAGGATTATTATTAGCAAAACAAGGATTTTGGGTGATTTTAGATGCCAAATATGATCAACAAGAACGACGGGGAGAAGTCATAGAAACCTGTAATACCCATCAATTACCCTTACAAATTGTTGAATGTACAGCACCGATGGATATTTTACAAGATCGTTTGCAACACCGTCAGGGAGATATTGCTGACGCAACGGTAGATTTATTAACCTCTCAACAAGCAAAAGCTCAACCCTTTACAGATTATGAAAAAAGCTATCTTACAACCATTGATACCACCCAAAATATTGATCAGCAATGGAAAAAATTATATTAA
- the dps gene encoding DNA starvation/stationary phase protection protein Dps, with product MVATHSKQRLYPTRIDLPETTRAGVIEILNHSLATTLDLKTQVKQAHWNVKGINFYQLHELFDEMATELEEYIDLIAERATVLGGTAMGTARMAIADTIIPEFPLDLANDKDYVVALADRYAPYAKMVREAIDQTGALGDADTADLYTEISRAIDKRLWFLEAHLQGS from the coding sequence ATGGTAGCAACTCACTCAAAACAACGTCTTTATCCGACTCGAATTGATTTACCCGAAACAACCCGCGCCGGAGTGATTGAGATTCTAAACCACAGTTTGGCGACAACATTAGATTTAAAAACCCAAGTCAAACAAGCCCATTGGAATGTTAAAGGGATTAATTTTTATCAGTTGCATGAATTGTTTGATGAAATGGCTACAGAATTAGAAGAATATATTGATCTGATTGCCGAACGAGCAACTGTGTTAGGTGGGACAGCAATGGGAACGGCTCGGATGGCAATTGCAGATACCATTATCCCAGAATTCCCCCTGGATTTGGCTAATGATAAAGATTATGTGGTGGCTTTAGCCGATCGCTATGCTCCGTATGCGAAAATGGTTCGAGAAGCCATTGATCAAACAGGTGCATTAGGCGATGCGGATACAGCAGATTTGTACACTGAAATTTCCCGCGCCATTGATAAGCGGTTGTGGTTCTTAGAAGCTCATTTGCAAGGCAGCTAA
- a CDS encoding adenylosuccinate synthase has product MANVVVIGAQWGDEGKGKITDLLSGSADVVVRYQGGVNAGHTVVVDNQTFKLHLIPSGILYPDTECIIGSGTVIDPKILIEELDQLESLKISTQNLMISQTAHVTMPYHRLLDQASEEQRGDQKIGTTKRGIGPTYADKSERTGIRIIDLMETETLPDQLRWTINNKNVILEKLYNHPPLDPEAVIKEYLEYAERLRPHVVDASLKIDAAVQARRNILFEGAQGTLLDLDHGTYPYVTSSNPVAGGACVGAGVGPTMIDRVIGVAKAYTTRVGEGPFPTEMVDGIGQVLCDRGAEFGTTTGRQRRCGWFDAVIGRYAVRINGLDCLAITKLDVLDGLEEIKVCVAYSIDGEQCEHFPSSARTFARCQPIYETVPGWKESTADCRKLEDLPKEALSYLKFLAELMKVPIAIVSLGASRDQTIIVEDPIHGPKRALLDADGQPVTVGG; this is encoded by the coding sequence TTGGCTAACGTAGTTGTTATCGGTGCCCAGTGGGGCGATGAAGGAAAAGGCAAAATCACCGATCTGCTGAGTGGTTCAGCCGATGTGGTCGTCCGCTACCAAGGTGGCGTTAATGCAGGTCATACAGTTGTAGTTGACAATCAAACCTTTAAACTGCACCTGATTCCTTCAGGCATTTTATATCCCGATACCGAGTGCATTATCGGTTCAGGAACCGTAATTGATCCCAAAATTTTAATCGAAGAACTGGATCAACTCGAATCCCTGAAGATTTCCACCCAAAACTTAATGATTTCCCAGACGGCTCATGTAACGATGCCTTACCATCGCCTCTTGGATCAAGCATCGGAAGAACAACGGGGAGATCAAAAGATTGGGACAACGAAACGGGGAATTGGCCCGACTTACGCCGATAAGTCTGAACGCACGGGAATTCGCATCATTGATTTGATGGAAACCGAGACTTTACCCGATCAGTTGCGCTGGACGATTAACAATAAAAACGTTATCCTCGAAAAGCTTTATAATCATCCTCCTCTCGACCCGGAAGCGGTGATTAAGGAATATTTGGAATATGCAGAACGGTTGCGTCCCCATGTGGTTGATGCTTCACTGAAAATCGACGCAGCAGTACAAGCTCGACGGAATATTTTATTTGAAGGGGCACAAGGAACCCTATTAGATTTAGATCATGGCACCTATCCCTATGTGACCTCCTCTAACCCCGTTGCTGGCGGTGCTTGTGTGGGGGCTGGAGTTGGCCCGACGATGATTGACCGGGTAATTGGGGTGGCGAAAGCTTATACAACCCGTGTGGGTGAAGGGCCATTCCCGACGGAAATGGTGGATGGGATTGGCCAAGTCTTGTGCGATCGCGGGGCTGAATTTGGAACGACAACGGGACGTCAACGGCGTTGCGGTTGGTTTGATGCGGTGATTGGTCGTTATGCTGTTAGAATTAACGGTTTAGATTGTTTAGCGATTACCAAATTAGATGTTTTAGATGGTTTAGAGGAAATTAAAGTTTGCGTTGCATATTCTATTGATGGGGAACAGTGCGAACATTTCCCCAGTAGTGCGCGAACCTTTGCTCGGTGTCAACCGATTTATGAAACGGTTCCGGGTTGGAAAGAATCAACGGCTGATTGTCGCAAGTTAGAAGATTTACCCAAAGAAGCTTTAAGCTATTTGAAATTTTTAGCGGAATTAATGAAAGTTCCGATCGCTATTGTTTCGTTAGGCGCGAGTCGAGATCAAACGATTATTGTTGAAGATCCGATTCACGGGCCAAAACGAGCGTTATTAGATGCAGACGGACAACCTGTAACCGTTGGCGGTTAG
- a CDS encoding ATP-binding protein yields the protein MSLPQTTQLQVPSSLVFLAKVLSWFEQLYQSFIPQSVWIRCQLALAEGFTNAVRHAHKGRSEDLYIDLEVTVLEQQIEIRIWDFGEPFDLLNKIKRILKEMNDPSRNTEIKGGGRGLKLMYDIADYLSYEQGEDGRNCLLIIKNF from the coding sequence TTGTCACTTCCCCAAACGACTCAACTTCAAGTTCCGTCTAGTTTAGTGTTCCTAGCTAAAGTCTTGTCATGGTTTGAGCAACTGTATCAGTCCTTTATTCCTCAATCTGTTTGGATACGCTGTCAGTTAGCTTTAGCAGAGGGATTTACTAATGCAGTTCGTCATGCTCATAAAGGACGTTCTGAGGATCTATATATTGATTTAGAAGTGACTGTTTTAGAGCAACAAATTGAAATTCGGATTTGGGATTTTGGCGAACCTTTTGATTTACTTAATAAAATCAAACGCATTCTCAAGGAGATGAATGATCCCTCAAGGAATACGGAGATAAAGGGAGGGGGAAGAGGTTTGAAATTAATGTACGATATTGCCGATTATTTAAGTTATGAACAGGGTGAAGATGGACGGAACTGTTTATTAATTATTAAGAATTTTTAA
- a CDS encoding 50S ribosomal protein L25/general stress protein Ctc: MEITIEGQKRPEGSKPNALRRQGLVPAVLYGHQGAESINITISAKAAETLMKRNVVNHTLIQLNVPELSWSGKTLLREVQKHPWKGFPYHLSFFSVAQQDSLTVSIPLHFVGEAVGVKLEGGLLDVVLSELEVDCEPGSIPDRIDVDVTSLHQGQALHIRELNLPAGVTATGDAEQVVVSIIHPERGEEESSVEG, encoded by the coding sequence ATGGAAATTACGATTGAAGGTCAAAAACGGCCAGAAGGCTCTAAACCCAATGCTTTGCGTCGTCAAGGATTAGTTCCGGCGGTGCTGTATGGTCATCAAGGAGCCGAATCTATTAACATTACCATTTCAGCGAAAGCCGCAGAAACTCTAATGAAACGGAACGTTGTGAATCATACTTTAATTCAACTGAACGTTCCTGAACTGTCTTGGAGTGGCAAAACCCTGCTGAGAGAAGTACAAAAACATCCTTGGAAAGGATTTCCCTATCACCTGAGCTTCTTCTCCGTTGCTCAACAAGATAGTTTAACGGTTTCTATTCCTCTGCATTTTGTCGGTGAAGCGGTTGGGGTGAAATTAGAAGGTGGTCTGTTAGATGTTGTCCTCTCTGAATTAGAAGTAGACTGCGAACCGGGTAGTATTCCTGATCGCATTGATGTGGATGTCACGAGTTTACATCAAGGTCAAGCACTACACATTAGAGAACTTAACTTACCTGCGGGAGTCACAGCTACAGGGGATGCAGAGCAAGTCGTTGTTAGTATTATTCATCCTGAACGGGGTGAGGAAGAAAGCAGCGTCGAAGGTTAA
- a CDS encoding adenosine deaminase, which yields MPLHAELHRHLGGSVVPRILWRYFERHNPQLTQGFVEYERFEDFYTKPRNTLDEYLELHTMVESVQTVETLPYFIYRLMRGAYTFENLAYLELRYTPYLRTPEHLSQSQRIDCMAEIVEVVGKASQSSDTPIITSQILCMHSRLPVEVNRAIIDLAAQMPQYVCAIDIAGGDNHYAERLNEFIDLYQYALSLGLKTTEHLYETPDGCYPELLPYLMRIGHGIQIPLLHPELLPELAQRNQCLEVCPTTYIKTGTLKDIQQLKIVFERCFDAGVDIAICTDNAGLHNVRLPFEYENLLTLDILGFEELQACQQAAFRHAFAWPHENPPAQILNGLLKPEPAMV from the coding sequence ATGCCGTTACACGCTGAGTTACATCGCCATTTAGGGGGTTCTGTTGTACCGCGTATTCTGTGGCGGTATTTTGAACGTCATAACCCTCAGTTAACCCAAGGGTTTGTCGAATATGAGCGGTTTGAGGATTTTTATACCAAACCTCGCAATACCTTAGATGAATATTTAGAACTGCATACAATGGTTGAAAGTGTGCAGACCGTTGAAACCTTGCCTTATTTTATTTATCGGTTGATGCGGGGTGCTTATACTTTTGAAAATTTGGCGTATTTAGAATTACGCTATACCCCTTATTTACGAACACCGGAACATCTCAGCCAGTCCCAACGAATTGATTGTATGGCTGAAATTGTAGAAGTGGTAGGAAAAGCCAGTCAAAGTAGTGATACTCCCATTATTACCAGCCAAATTTTATGTATGCACTCGCGGCTTCCTGTTGAAGTTAATCGGGCGATTATTGATTTAGCAGCACAAATGCCTCAATATGTTTGTGCAATCGATATTGCTGGAGGCGATAATCATTATGCTGAACGGTTGAATGAGTTTATTGACTTGTACCAATATGCCTTATCCTTGGGATTAAAAACCACCGAACATTTATATGAAACCCCAGATGGTTGTTATCCCGAATTGTTACCCTATTTAATGCGAATTGGTCACGGCATTCAAATTCCGTTATTACATCCTGAATTGTTACCGGAATTAGCTCAACGAAACCAGTGTTTAGAAGTTTGTCCCACGACCTATATTAAAACGGGTACTCTCAAGGATATTCAGCAATTAAAAATTGTCTTTGAACGCTGTTTTGATGCCGGAGTTGATATTGCTATTTGTACCGATAACGCCGGCTTACATAACGTGCGTTTACCCTTTGAATACGAGAATTTATTAACCCTTGATATTCTAGGGTTTGAAGAATTACAAGCCTGTCAACAAGCCGCCTTTCGTCATGCCTTTGCATGGCCCCATGAAAACCCCCCCGCACAAATTCTTAATGGTTTATTAAAACCTGAACCTGCAATGGTTTAA
- a CDS encoding STAS domain-containing protein — MSSDVKILKPHGILDGTKASPFRQDIAALVEKGAKIILIDFQDVTFMDSSGLGALVLALKTVRVAGSKLFVCSINEQIRILFELTSMDRVFEIFENEDKFLESLKS; from the coding sequence ATGAGTTCTGATGTTAAAATTCTTAAACCTCACGGGATTTTAGATGGTACTAAAGCTAGTCCATTTCGTCAAGATATTGCTGCTTTAGTTGAGAAGGGAGCCAAAATAATATTAATTGACTTCCAAGATGTCACATTTATGGATAGTTCGGGTTTGGGTGCATTAGTCTTAGCTCTGAAAACGGTTAGAGTGGCTGGGAGTAAATTATTTGTTTGTTCTATCAATGAACAAATTAGGATTTTATTTGAACTCACCAGTATGGATCGGGTATTTGAGATTTTTGAAAACGAAGATAAATTTTTGGAATCTTTGAAAAGCTAA
- a CDS encoding adenosine kinase, which yields MTEPKPFNVFGVGNALLDILALVEDNFIQTHDLNRGSMTLMDTIKQGKLLQQLESHPLELRCGGSAANTMMAIAQSGGTGIYSGKVSADTNGEFYQQDMVAAGIQFEIEPADTTQGPTGTCLVLTTPDAERTMCTNLGVSTTLSVTDINVDHLSQCQYSYIEGYLWDAAQPRKASIETMEQSKRLGVKVAFTFSDMFLVERFGDDFRSVLAEYCDVLFCNADEVRHFCGNEDLEVCARQLGEKVNLVFITNSNKGCLVVENQSLIPVPGFPVKPVDTVGAGDAFAGGVLYGLTNGLTTPQAARWGNYLGSQIVQIHGPRLSESQQDKLATIIN from the coding sequence ATGACAGAACCCAAACCCTTTAATGTCTTTGGTGTTGGAAATGCCCTCCTCGATATTTTGGCATTAGTTGAGGATAATTTTATTCAAACCCATGACCTCAACCGAGGATCAATGACCCTGATGGATACAATCAAACAGGGGAAATTATTACAACAATTGGAGAGCCATCCTTTAGAATTACGTTGTGGAGGTTCCGCCGCTAATACGATGATGGCGATCGCTCAAAGTGGCGGGACGGGAATTTATTCGGGTAAAGTCAGCGCCGATACCAATGGCGAATTTTATCAACAGGATATGGTCGCGGCTGGAATTCAATTTGAAATTGAACCTGCTGACACCACTCAAGGGCCAACGGGAACCTGTTTAGTATTAACAACCCCCGACGCAGAGCGAACAATGTGTACGAATTTGGGGGTTTCTACAACCTTATCGGTTACGGATATCAATGTTGATCATTTGAGTCAGTGTCAATACAGTTATATTGAAGGGTATTTGTGGGATGCAGCCCAACCCCGAAAAGCTAGTATTGAAACCATGGAACAGTCGAAACGCTTGGGGGTAAAAGTGGCGTTTACCTTCTCCGATATGTTTTTAGTTGAACGGTTTGGGGATGATTTTCGTAGCGTTTTAGCAGAGTATTGTGATGTTTTATTTTGCAATGCAGATGAGGTACGTCACTTCTGCGGTAATGAAGATTTAGAGGTTTGCGCCCGTCAGTTAGGAGAAAAAGTTAATTTAGTTTTTATTACCAATAGTAATAAAGGCTGTTTAGTTGTTGAAAACCAAAGTTTAATTCCTGTTCCAGGGTTTCCGGTTAAACCTGTTGATACTGTTGGGGCGGGAGACGCTTTTGCAGGGGGGGTATTATACGGACTCACCAATGGTTTAACCACCCCACAAGCCGCCCGTTGGGGAAATTATCTCGGTTCTCAAATCGTTCAAATTCATGGCCCCCGTTTAAGCGAATCTCAACAGGATAAATTAGCAACCATTATTAATTAG
- a CDS encoding PP2C family protein-serine/threonine phosphatase produces the protein MFKILVIDDDVAILELLKRTLKKQGYDVSVANNGEEGIEQAKQLRPALIICDWIMPKLTGIEVCRQVKATSELSTTQFFLLTSLGSVSDRVTGLDAGADDFISKPIEMNELYARVRAGLRLHQLSQDLQTQKQRIEAELAEAAEYVRSLLPEPLTEPVKIDTKFIPSRQLGGDSFDYYWLDSDHLSIYLLDTSGHGLRAALPSVSVLNLLRSRAIPNIDYYQPSNVLKALNTTFQMTYQNDKYFTIWYGVYELSTRQLLYSSAGHPPAILLTGKNKKDIKIERLKTRGMPVGMFLEAEYMDATHKIEEFSNLYIFSDGVYEINQPDNTMLGLEGLISILVEYNDLQTDTLEEVLNTVKKINANNPFDDDFSLLKVTFT, from the coding sequence ATGTTTAAAATTCTGGTTATCGATGATGATGTTGCCATTTTAGAACTTCTCAAAAGAACGCTGAAAAAACAGGGTTATGATGTTAGTGTGGCAAATAATGGTGAAGAAGGCATAGAACAGGCTAAACAGCTACGTCCAGCACTGATTATTTGTGATTGGATTATGCCCAAGTTAACGGGGATTGAGGTCTGTCGTCAAGTTAAAGCGACTTCAGAGTTATCAACAACACAATTTTTCTTATTAACGTCCCTCGGTTCAGTTTCAGATCGAGTCACGGGCTTAGATGCAGGAGCCGATGATTTTATTTCTAAACCCATTGAAATGAATGAACTCTATGCTAGAGTTCGGGCAGGATTAAGATTACATCAACTCAGCCAAGATTTACAAACCCAAAAACAACGCATTGAAGCTGAATTAGCAGAAGCCGCAGAATATGTGCGATCGCTCCTTCCTGAACCTTTAACTGAACCTGTAAAAATTGATACTAAATTTATTCCCTCTCGTCAATTAGGTGGCGATTCTTTTGACTATTATTGGTTAGATTCTGATCATTTATCGATTTATTTATTAGATACATCAGGACATGGCTTAAGAGCAGCTCTTCCCTCCGTTTCTGTTCTTAATTTACTGCGTTCTAGGGCTATTCCTAATATTGATTATTATCAACCCAGTAACGTTTTAAAAGCCTTAAATACCACCTTTCAGATGACCTATCAAAATGATAAATATTTTACAATTTGGTATGGGGTTTATGAGCTTTCAACTCGACAATTATTATATTCTAGTGCGGGTCATCCTCCTGCTATTTTATTAACAGGGAAAAATAAAAAAGATATTAAAATTGAACGCTTAAAAACACGAGGAATGCCTGTCGGAATGTTTTTAGAAGCAGAATATATGGATGCAACCCACAAGATAGAAGAATTTAGTAATCTTTATATTTTCAGTGATGGAGTTTATGAAATCAATCAACCTGATAATACAATGTTAGGCTTAGAAGGGCTAATTTCAATTTTAGTAGAATACAATGATTTACAAACAGATACTTTAGAAGAAGTTTTAAATACCGTTAAAAAAATTAATGCAAATAACCCCTTTGATGATGATTTTTCTTTGCTAAAAGTTACTTTTACTTAA
- a CDS encoding helix-turn-helix domain-containing protein, whose amino-acid sequence MSESALPDYNPQLQELMQRAGISSLEELSQIAGVSPLQIIRLRRGLALQTPVSILLKISQGLKISLSELLAVFAPGSVPSETPIQGDLESEYQRLQTQMKQQRSALLEEWKRESLHVLESWLLQWPTVVYRVQENPQLPAVKLLPFVRPVEQLMRQWGVDAIAPVGTQVPYDPHLHQLLEGTAQPGEQVIVRYTGYREGNKLLYRAKVSPVKG is encoded by the coding sequence ATGAGTGAATCTGCGTTACCGGACTATAACCCCCAGTTACAGGAACTCATGCAACGGGCGGGGATTTCTAGCCTGGAAGAATTAAGCCAAATTGCTGGGGTTTCCCCGTTGCAGATTATTCGACTGCGGCGGGGACTAGCGCTACAAACCCCGGTTAGTATTTTGTTGAAAATTAGTCAGGGTTTAAAGATTTCTCTGAGCGAATTATTAGCTGTATTTGCTCCAGGTTCTGTCCCTTCTGAAACTCCAATTCAAGGAGATTTAGAATCAGAATATCAACGCTTACAAACACAGATGAAACAGCAACGTTCTGCATTGTTAGAAGAATGGAAACGGGAAAGTCTGCACGTTTTGGAGTCGTGGTTATTGCAATGGCCAACGGTGGTGTATCGAGTTCAAGAAAACCCCCAACTTCCGGCGGTAAAATTATTACCTTTTGTGCGTCCAGTAGAACAGCTTATGAGACAATGGGGAGTAGACGCGATCGCACCTGTCGGCACACAAGTTCCCTATGATCCGCATCTACATCAACTCCTGGAGGGAACGGCTCAACCCGGAGAGCAAGTGATTGTGCGATATACGGGATATCGAGAAGGGAATAAACTCCTTTATCGGGCTAAAGTCAGTCCGGTGAAAGGTTGA